Proteins found in one Pelmatolapia mariae isolate MD_Pm_ZW linkage group LG7, Pm_UMD_F_2, whole genome shotgun sequence genomic segment:
- the jmy gene encoding junction-mediating and -regulatory protein, which produces MSFIMEDNLESGWVSVRPKVFDEKERHKFVFIVAWNDVEGKFAITCHNRTVQRRSTLLDVDCGPNAGLPPTGACVAEKHTKSPFTAKKDGVCQVGKVRPHSVPKGKPATNANADRKTLKAGSSKSYECVSHTLGSWDVVTPKITDMEILEPVDVMLSPDDADPGDIEASNREDFSWAGLFSFQELRAAHLQLCAVNSDLEPCLPSFPEEQSGVWTVLFGPPGMSQRETDALCYQLQVYLGHALDTCGWKILSQVLFSESDDTEEYYESLSELRQKGYEDALERAKRRMQEVLDKHKAMDSMVELLQVYPEEDEVYGELLEATTQLYHYLLQPFRDMRELAMLRRQQIKISLETERLGPRRVESLRKEDEEWQKKAHAAVLSIQDLTVKFFETTTRSQKALYERMRADQRKFGKSAWTAAVERMERLQFAVSKETLQLMRAKEICLEQRKHGLKEEMQSLQGGEDAMLRLDQLEALYYELQLQLYDIQAEVLRCEELLLTAQLQSLRRQMTERQDEVVYYDTFESPDAMKGVEDPTTPPSPLREEELCALQQRTRQLEARRGRITAKKVYLKNKKEICIINHNQKIQQRQGSHIDSKSLQELQQGDEDDEAKRNARVSQERQRTLDRLRSLKQRYPGQVTLKSSRLRLSQTHSRRRAGQQPSTQAAGVQTDCISDLPELSAPLPLDACGCDSVSLPAVDLQGLDPSPPFLSLPPLSATPSNFSLGPPPPPPPPPPPPPPPPPLPTSEDDQQKNLTAVTLQHQKGESDSTSLPLAPFSPRFFDSSQLLTARKKLRKTASLDSSQWRRASSPMDEVLASLKRGSFHLRKAELRVLGPDPDDDSNNILAQIRQGVRLRKVRTRPEQQRHPKSFPHSADALTRSIHEALRRIKEASPESESEDEGLPCTDWEN; this is translated from the exons ATGTCATTCATCATGGAGGATAACTTGGAGTCCGGATGGGTGTCCGTCCGGCCCAAAGTCTTCGACGAAAAAGAGAGACATAAATTTGTTTTCATTGTGGCCTGGAACGACGTCGAGGGAAAGTTCGCCATAACCTGCCACAACAGAACCGTGCAGAGACGGAGCACTTTACTGGACGTCGACTGTGGCCCAAACGCTGGGCTTCCTCCCACCGGTGCCTGCGtggctgaaaaacacacaaaaagtccCTTCACGGCGAAGAAAGATGGAGTCTGCCAAGTGGGTAAAGTTAGACCGCACTCTGTCCCCAAAGGGAAACCCGCAACAAATGCTAACGCAGACAGGAAGACTTTAAAAGCCGGTAGTTCAAAGTCATATGAGTGCGTAAGTCACACTTTAGGGTCATGGGACGTTGTGACACCCAAGATAACGGATATGGAGATCCTGGAGCCAGTGGATGTCATGCTGTCTCCGGATGATGCAGACCCAGGTGACATCGAGGCCAGTAACCGCGAAGACTTCAGCTGGGCTGGACTGTTCTCCTTCCAGGAACTGAGAGCAGCCCACCTCCAACTATGCGCCGTCAACTCGGACCTAGAGCCTTGTTTGCCCTCTTTCCCGGAGGAGCAGTCCGGCGTGTGGACTGTCCTTTTCGGTCCGCCCGGGATGTCACAGCGGGAGACGGACGCCCTGTGCTATCAGTTGCAGGTGTACCTGGGTCATGCCCTGGACACCTGCGGCTGGAAGATCCTCTCACAGGTGCTTTTCTCAGAGAGCGACGACACCGAGGAGTACTACGAGAGTCTGAGTGAGCTGAGGCAGAAAGGCTATGAAGATGCTCTGGAGAGGGCCAAAAGACGCATGCAAGAG GTGCTGGATAAACACAAAGCGATGGACAGCATGGTGGAACTGCTGCAGGTGTACCCGGAGGAGGACGAAGTGTATGGAGAGCTGCTGGAAGCCACAACTCAGCTCTATCACTACCTGCTTCAGCCCTTCAGGGACATGAGGGAACTGGCAATGTTGCGCCGACAGCAGATTAAG ATTTCTCTGGAGACTGAGCGACTCGGCCCTCGTCGTGTGGAGAGCCTGAGAAAAGAGGACGAGGAGTGGCAGAAGAAGGCTCACGCCGCAGTGCTTTCCATTCAAGACCTGACTGTCAAGTTCTTTGAAACCACAACTCGATCTCAGAAAG CTCTGTACGAGAGGATGCGAGCTGACCAGAGAAAGTTTGGAAAGTCAGCGTGGACAGCGGCGGTTGAACGCATGGAGCGGCTGCAGTTTGCCGTTTCCAAAGAAACTCTGCAGCTCATGAGGGCCAAAGAAATCTGCCTGGAACAGAGGAAACATGGCTTGAAGGAGGAG ATGCAGAGTCTACAGGGTGGGGAGGATGCCATGCTTCGCCTGGACCAGCTGGAGGCGCTGTACTATGAGTTACAGCTGCAGCTATATGACATTCAGGCCGAGGTGCTGCGCTGCGAGGAGCTGCTGCTCACTGCCCAGCTGCAGAGTCTGCGCAGGCAGATGACAG AACGACAGGATGAGGTGGTGTACTACGATACCTTTGAGAGTCCTGATGCCATGAAGGGTGTAGAAGACCCCACGACCCCACCGTCACCCCTCAGAGAAGAAGAACTCTGCGCCCTGCAGCAGAGGACCCGGCAGCTCGAGGCCCGCAGGGGCCGCATTACTGCCAAGAAAGTCTACCTCAAAAATAAGAAG GAAATCTGTATCATCAATCACAACCAGAAGATACAACAGCGCCAAGGTAGCCACATTGACAGCAAATCCCtgcaggagctgcagcag GgagatgaagatgatgaagcTAAGCGAAATGCCAGAGTGAGTCAGGAGAGGCAGAGGACACTTGACAGGCTTCGCAGCCTCAAACAG AGGTATCCAGGCCAGGTGACTCTGAAGTCAAGCCGCCTGCGCCTGAGTCAGACTCACAGTCGGAGGCGTGCTGGGCAGCAGCCTAGCACCCAGGCTGCCGGCGTTCAGACCGACTGCATCTCAGATCTCCCAGaactctctgctcctctcccgCTGGACGCGTGCGGCTGTGACAGCGTCTCTTTACCTGCAGTCGACCTCCAAGGCCTCGATCCCTCGCCTCCCTTCCTCTCGCTGCCCCCCCTCTCAGCCACGCCGTCAAACTTTTCACTGGGTCCCCCTCCCCCGCCTCcaccgcctcctcctcctcccccgcCTCCTCCACCACTTCCCACCTCAGAGGACGACCAGCAGAAGAACCTCACAGCCGTCACGCTTCAACACCAGAAAGGCGAGTCTGACTCCACCTCGCTCCCGCTGGCTCCATTTTCCCCTCGATTCTTTGACAGCAGCCAGCTGTTAACAGCGAGGAAAAAGCTGCGGAAGACGGCTTCTCTGGACTCGTCGCAGTGGAGGAGAG CGAGCTCTCCCATGGATGAGGTGCTGGCCTCACTCAAGCGGGGCAGTTTCCACCTGAGGAAGGCTGAGCTGCGGGTCTTGGGCCCGGATCCGGATGACGACAGCAACAATATCCTGGCTCAGATCCGACAGGGCGTCCGGCTTAGGAAGGTACGGACCAGACCGGAGCAGCAGCGTCATCCCAAAAGCTTCCCCCACTCGGCCGACGCTCTGACCCGCAGCATTCACGAGGCTCTGAGGAGAATCAAGGAGGCCTCTCCTGAGTCAGAGTCAGAGGATGAAGGTCTTCCCTGCACTGACTGGGAAAACTAA
- the bhmt gene encoding betaine--homocysteine S-methyltransferase 1: MAPAGEKKNILERLDAGEVVIGDGGFVFALEKRGYVKAGPWTPEAAAEHPEAVRQLHREFLRAGSNVMQTFTFYASDDKLENRGQTLSFTGRQINEAACDLAREVANEGDALVAGGVSQTPAYLSGKTEAEVKAIFMKQIDVFVQKNVDFLIAEYFEHVEEAEWAVQVLKSSGKPVAATLCIGPEGDLNAVSPGDCAVRLVKAGADIVGINCHFDPETCVKTVKLMKEGVEKAGLKAHYMSQPLAFHTPDCGRQGFIDLPEFPFGLEPRILTRMDMHKYAREAYNAGIRYIGGCCGFEPYHIRALAEELEAERGCLPAGSEKHGSWGSGLSLHTKPWVRARARRDYWEKLKPASGRPFCPSMSTPDSWGVTKGHADLMQQKEATSKEQLEALFDKASQGH, encoded by the exons ATGGCACCAGCGGGAGAAAAGAAG AACATTTTGGAGCGCCTGGATGCAGGAGAGGTCGTTATTGGGGACGGAGGCTTTGTCTTCGCCCTCGAGAAGAGAGGTTATGTAAAAGCGGGGCCGTGGACACCTGAAGCTGCTGCCGAGCACCCCGAAGCGG TGCGGCAGCTGCACAGGGAGTTCCTGAGAGCTGGTTCCAATGTCATGCAGACGTTCACTTTCTATGCAAGCGATGACAAACTGGAGAACAGGGGCCAAACTCTGAGCTTCACC GGACGCCAAATAAACGAAGCAGCTTGTGACCTGGCCAGAGAGGTGGCCAATGAGGGTGATGCTCTGGTGGCAGGTGGAGTCTCTCAGACCCCGGCATACCTCAGTGGCAAGACCGAGGCGGAGGTCAAGGCCATCTTCATGAAACAGATCGATGTCTTTGTCCAGAAAAATGTCGACTTCTTGATTGCAGAG TACTTTGAGCACGTGGAAGAGGCTGAGTGGGCAGTCCAGGTTTTGAAGTCTTCCGGTAAGCCAGTCGCTGCGACTCTGTGCATTGGACCTGAAGGGGACCTGAACGCCGTCAGCCCCGGAGACTGTGCAGTCAGACTTGTTAAAGCTG GTGCTGATATCGTTGGCATTAACTGCCACTTTGACCCAGAGACTTGTGTGAAGACTGTGAAACTGATGAAGGAGGGTGTGGAGAAGGCTGGGCTGAAGGCTCACTACATGTCCCAGCCACTGGCCTTTCATACTCCGGACTGCGGCCGCCAGGGATTCATCGACCTGCCGGAATTCCCGTTTG GTCTGGAGCCAAGGATCCTGACCAGAATGGACATGCATAAATATGCCCGGGAAGCATATAATGCTGGGATTCGCTACATTGGAGGCTGTTGCGGATTTGAACCGTATCACATCCGTGCCTTGGCTGAGGAGCTGGAAGCTGAGCGAGGTTGTCTTCCTGCTGGATCTGAGAAGCATGGCAGCTGGGGTAGTGGCCTGTCATTGCACACCAAGCCTTGGGTTAGAGCTAG GGCCCGCCGTGACTACTGGGAGAAGCTGAAGCCCGCCTCTGGCCGCCCCTTCTGCCCCTCCATGTCCACACCTGATAGCTGGGGAGTCACCAAAGGCCACGCTGACCTGATGCAGCAAAAGGAGGCTACCTCCAAGGAGCAGCTGGAGGCTCTGTTTGACAAGGCCAGCCAAGGCCACTGA